A single window of Brevundimonas vitisensis DNA harbors:
- a CDS encoding sensor histidine kinase, whose product MASDIVTAKAEATAPSEPLRGEGKRRGRLFRFGGSRLGGLILALNLLSLMILFGGALALNEWDRGLVEARQESLTVQAELLSNVLGELGITEGEPVPVLDGLAAAQWLRDNFIPQGQRARLYDIDGVLVVDSYVVSETIGGSNLPPALPAGTPPEPVQPEAEAKEAARSERARAQLAAEVEAALAGTPQAGVRLSEAGERVVSVSIPVRHVRQVLGVLTLEAGDVDAILSAQRRALVPFALVALAVSLFSSLLLHVFVARPVMRLSAAADQVRMQRARAISLPDLEDRKDEIGDLARSLETMTLALSDRMDAIERFAADVSHEIKNPLTSIRSALETLDLVKDKSQRERLTALLQADVRRLDRLITDISNASRLDAELSRDRPRAVDMGRLLTEIVGVYQTTLKPGEPAVRLAPLPAEATRVLGRDGPLGQVVRNLIDNARSFSPADSEVRVALSRDAADPDRPLRIVVEDDGPGIPSENLETVFERFYTSRPKGTAFGANSGLGLSIVRQIVEAHGGKVWAVNRKAEDDTVQGARFEINLPLPGRRA is encoded by the coding sequence ATGGCGTCGGATATCGTTACCGCGAAAGCTGAGGCCACGGCGCCGTCCGAGCCCCTTCGGGGTGAGGGCAAACGCCGGGGCCGCCTGTTCCGCTTCGGGGGCTCCCGACTCGGCGGGCTGATCCTGGCGCTGAACCTGCTCAGTCTGATGATCCTGTTCGGTGGGGCGCTGGCGCTCAACGAATGGGATCGCGGCCTCGTGGAGGCCCGCCAGGAATCCCTGACCGTCCAGGCCGAGCTGCTGTCGAATGTGCTGGGCGAGCTGGGGATCACGGAAGGCGAGCCCGTTCCGGTGTTGGACGGGCTGGCGGCCGCTCAGTGGCTGAGGGACAATTTCATTCCCCAGGGTCAGCGCGCCCGCCTTTACGACATCGACGGCGTGCTGGTGGTCGACAGCTATGTCGTGTCCGAGACGATCGGCGGCAGCAATCTCCCGCCCGCCCTGCCGGCCGGTACGCCGCCTGAACCCGTCCAGCCGGAAGCCGAGGCCAAGGAGGCTGCCCGGTCCGAACGTGCCCGCGCCCAACTGGCCGCCGAGGTCGAGGCGGCCCTGGCCGGCACGCCCCAGGCCGGCGTGCGTCTGTCGGAGGCGGGCGAGCGGGTGGTGTCGGTGTCCATCCCGGTGCGTCACGTCCGCCAGGTTCTGGGGGTGCTGACGCTGGAAGCGGGCGATGTCGATGCCATCCTGTCGGCCCAGCGCCGGGCCCTGGTCCCCTTCGCCCTGGTGGCCCTGGCTGTCTCGCTCTTTTCGTCGCTGTTGCTGCATGTCTTCGTGGCGCGGCCGGTGATGCGGCTTTCGGCTGCGGCCGATCAGGTGCGGATGCAGCGCGCGCGCGCCATCTCTCTGCCCGACCTTGAAGATCGCAAGGATGAAATCGGCGATCTGGCTCGTTCGCTCGAGACCATGACCCTGGCCCTGTCCGACCGGATGGATGCGATCGAGCGGTTCGCTGCCGACGTCAGCCACGAGATCAAAAACCCCCTGACCTCCATCCGCTCTGCGCTGGAGACCCTGGATCTGGTCAAGGACAAGAGCCAGAGAGAACGCCTGACGGCCCTGCTGCAGGCCGATGTACGCCGACTGGATCGCCTGATTACCGATATCTCCAACGCCTCGCGGCTGGATGCCGAGCTGTCGCGCGACCGGCCCCGGGCGGTCGATATGGGCCGATTGCTGACCGAGATTGTGGGCGTCTATCAGACCACGCTGAAGCCGGGCGAGCCTGCGGTGCGATTGGCGCCGCTGCCGGCGGAAGCCACGCGCGTGCTGGGCCGAGACGGCCCCTTGGGTCAGGTCGTCCGCAATCTGATCGACAATGCCCGTTCGTTCAGTCCGGCGGACAGTGAGGTGCGTGTGGCGCTCAGTCGCGATGCGGCCGATCCGGACCGGCCACTGCGTATCGTGGTCGAGGACGACGGCCCCGGTATCCCGTCCGAAAACCTGGAGACGGTGTTCGAGCGATTCTATACCTCCCGGCCCAAGGGAACCGCCTTCGGGGCCAACTCCGGCCTTGGCCTGTCGATCGTGCGTCAGATCGTGGAGGCCCATGGCGGCAAGGTCTGGGCCGTCAATCGCAAGGCCGAAGACGACACGGTCCAGGGCGCGCGGTTCGAGATCAACCTGCCCCTGCCGGGACGGCGCGCATGA
- a CDS encoding response regulator transcription factor yields the protein MANITLVDDDENIVASVSLALESHGHKVTAYHDGATGLEALEQSPPDLTILDVKMPRMDGMEVLRRLRQTSQIPVIMLTSKDEEIDEILGFNLGADDYITKPFSQRLLIERVKALLRRSGVDGGEAEASADNSTKAIKRGKLTMDPARHESTWDGKAVKLTVTEFLLLQALAQRPGFVKSRDNLMDAAYDDQVYVDDRTIDSHVKRMRKKFRVVDPEFDAIETLYGVGYRYRES from the coding sequence TTGGCCAACATCACCCTGGTCGACGACGACGAGAATATCGTTGCCTCCGTCTCCCTGGCGCTGGAGAGCCATGGCCACAAGGTCACCGCCTATCATGACGGGGCCACCGGCCTGGAGGCGCTGGAACAGTCACCTCCCGATCTGACGATCCTGGACGTCAAGATGCCCCGCATGGATGGCATGGAGGTGCTGCGCCGCCTGCGCCAGACCTCCCAGATCCCGGTGATCATGCTGACGTCCAAGGACGAAGAGATCGACGAAATCCTGGGCTTCAACCTGGGGGCCGACGACTACATCACCAAACCCTTCAGCCAGCGGCTGCTGATCGAGCGGGTCAAGGCGCTGCTGCGCCGTTCGGGTGTCGATGGCGGTGAGGCCGAAGCCTCGGCCGACAACTCGACCAAGGCCATCAAGCGCGGCAAGCTGACCATGGACCCTGCGCGTCACGAGTCCACCTGGGACGGCAAGGCGGTCAAGCTGACCGTGACCGAGTTCCTGCTGCTCCAGGCCCTGGCCCAGCGGCCCGGCTTCGTGAAGAGCCGCGACAATCTGATGGACGCCGCTTACGACGATCAGGTCTATGTCGACGATCGGACCATCGACAGCCACGTCAAACGGATGCGAAAGAAGTTCCGGGTGGTCGATCCCGAGTTCGACGCGATCGAGACCCTGTATGGCGTCGGATATCGTTACCGCGAAAGCTGA